CCCTCGACATTCGCGACCGAGTCCGAGGCGTAGATCTTCAAATCCTGCGCGGCGGCAATGAGGGCAGCGTTGCCACTGTTGCTGGCACCAGTACCTTGCACCTTGACGTGGTTGCCGATCACCGTGCCGGTATTGGCGAAGGTGGCGCTTCGCGCCAGTACCGTATCGCCCTCGATGCGCCCGGCGTTGGTGATCGTATCGTCGGCCTCCACGAGGGTCGCGGCCGATTTGAGCGTGGCGCCAGCCGCATTCACGACATTGGTGCCGTGCACGGTGAGGCTGCCAGCTGCGCCAAGTGTCGCCGTGTTGGTCACGATGCCGGTGGCGGCGACGCGCATGTCCCGATCCGCCCGCAGCTTGTTCGCGGCGTCGTTGGCATAGTCGCCCAGGACGTCGAGCGTGAGGTCGCGCCCGGCGGTCATCTCGCCGCTGCCGCTCACTGCCCCCTTGACCGCGATGTCCTGGTTGGCGCGCACCACCCCGCCCTGGTTCGACACCGACGCCACCTTGACGCTGACATCCTGCCCACCGAGCACGGACCCGCCGTCGTTGGCGAGCGTGGCGCCGACCTGGTCCAGTGTCAGGGCCCGTCCGCCGTAGAGGGTGCCCCCGTGGTTGTCGATGCTGTCGCTGATGGCCAGCATCAGTGCGTTGCCGGCCGAAACCTTGCCATCGGCTGTGTTGTCGAGTGCCTGTGCGTCGATGATCAAGGCGCCGTTGCCGCCAAGGATCCCGCGGGCATTGGCAATGGTGCTGCCCGACGTCACGGTCGTCGCGCCGTCACCCGCGTTCGCCAGCCGTCCGCCGGCGTTGTCGATGCTTGCCGCCGACACCTCCATTAGCCCATGCTGGCCATTGGCCGTGAGCGTACCGGCTGCATTGCCCAGGGCACCGTCGGCCGTTACTGTCAGGTCGCCGCCGCTCTGCATCGAACCCGAGGCATTGTCTACCTGGCCGCGGCTCGTCACAGCGAGGCCCGTGCCGCCGTAGATCGTGCCCTGCCGGTTGCCCAGGCCCCCCTGCGTGGCAAACGTCGCGGCACGCTGGGCAGACAGGGCCCCGGCCGCATTGGCAAGCGATGCGGCCCGGACCGACAGATCGCCGTTCGTCCGGATGGCACCACCGGCATTGGACAATGTGCCGGAACTCGTGACCGTCAAGGAGCCGGTGCCCGCATGGGCGACCTTGCCGGCATCGTTCACGATGGTCTGCCCGGCCAAGCTCAGATCACTGCCATTGGCCGTGACCGTGCCACCGGTGTTGTCCAAGCGGCCGCCGGCGTGGATCGCAGTGGCGGCCTGGCCGTATTGCGCGATGGTGCCGACGCGGTTGGCCAAATCGCCCGTCGTGTCGATCCCGAGCTGGTCGGCTTCGATTTTTCCGCCGCTGTTGTCCAGCGCCGCGGCTGTCAACCAAAGCGTCGCGCCCGATAACGTGCCCTGTCGATTACTGGCCGTGTCGGCGACCGTAGCGGTCAGTGCCCCGCCCGCAGTCATGCTGCCACGATCGTTGTCCAGCGTCCCGGCCTGGAGCCTAGCATCGCCCTGCGCGCTAACCTGTCCGTGGTTGGTGAACGTGCCCGCGGCCAGCTGCGCATTGCCGTTGCCGCCAATCATGCCGCCCTCGTCGCCGGTCGCGGTAGTGCCGGCCTCGTTGGTCAGTGCCCCCGTGGCCGTGACCGTCAGGCCGTCCGCATTCAGCGATATTAGCCGCCCGGCCGAGTTGTCCACCGCGCCGGCATCGATAGTCAGCGCCGCGCCGGCCTGCACGATGCCTTGCGCATTGTTCACTGTGTCGGTGGACTGGATCCGCGCGGCCTCTTTCGCCACGACCTGGCCGCCCTGGTTCGAGACGCTGCCAGCTGCAATCGTAGTCGCGCCTTCGCTGACCATGCGGCCGCGGTCGTTGACCAGCGTGCCTTTGGCGCTCGCGTTCAGGTCGGCGCCAGCGGCGGTCGTTGCGCCCGTCAAGTCGAGATTGCCGCTGGCAGCGGCAAGCGTCAGGCTGCCAATGGCTGAGGTCTGGCTGCCAGCCAGGTTGACCGACGCACCGTGCAGGCTGGCGTTGCCGCCCGCCACGTTCCGGCCCGTGGCCGAAAGGGTTCCGGTCGTCGACAGCGTCAGGTCACCTCGCTGATCCACCGTGCCATCGGCGTCGACCCCGGCACCAAGCGTGCCCGAGGAAGAAATACCATCCGCAACAATCTGCAGCCCCTGCCGGGCCGCCAGCGTACCGCTATTGGCAAGCGTGCCCGAGGTACTGACGGACACCGATTGCGCCCCATACGTGGTGCCGCTCTGCTCGATGCCGTCGCGCGCGCTGATCGCCAGGTTGCCGCCGGCGTTGGTCTGCCCGCCCAGCACGAGCTTGCCCTGTGCGGTCAGGGTCAGGTCGCCCGCCTGCGCGGCCAGCACGCCTCGGGACGACACCCCCACGCCATGTTCGGTGGAGGCCAGCAGGATCTTGTTGGCGTACATGCCACCAAGCTGGCTGACGTCGATGCCCAGCGCCTGCGCCGCCCCGGTGCCCGCCACCGGTGTCGCGGCCAGCGTGGTCCGATCCACCTGATTGGCACCGGCAATGACATTCAGGTTGTTCGCATAGAGGGTTGCGTTAGCCTGTACCGCACGCGCGATCAGGTCGACCTGGTCGACGCTGGCCGCATTCAGTCCCGCGCCTTGCACGGAGATCTGGCCGCCGGTGACCCGGTACGCATCCAGGCTGCCGGTACCGCCGTACACGGGCATGCCAGTGGTCAGCGTGGCGCGGCTGGTGTTAATAAAGCCAGCGCCGTCGACCAGGATGCCGTTCGGATTGGCGATGATGACCTCGGTCCGCGGTCCGGCCACCTCCAGGTAGCCGCGCAATTGGCTCGGCAGTGTGCCGGTGGCCTGGTTGACGATGATGCGGGCCGAGCCGCTCTGCAGGTTCGGGTTGCCGCTGACGTACCCCGCCTGCTGGGTAGCCACGATCGATGGCGAATTGTTCAGGATGACGCCAGCCTGGGGGACGTCGAACTGCGTGTAGGCGTTAACGGACACGCCGGCGGTTGACGGCCGGGTGATGTTGACCTGCTGCAGCCCGTTCGCCGTCTGGACCACGGCGGGCCGGCTGGCCCCCGCGTGCGGATCCGCCACCACCTGTGCGCTGGCTGCCGATGGCAGCCCCATTGCATACCAGGCGGCCAGGGCCGTTGCCTGCAGGCCGAGGCATTCAATGCGGGTGAGCGCCGCAGCCGGTGTTGCACGTGACCCGGCGCTGCGCCCTTTGCCCAGGCCGCTCGCCGATTCCTCCACGGCCATCAGCATGGCGCGGTACCGATTGAAGACAAGGCGATAGCAACGGCGATTCATGATCTGGACGACGGCACACGATCTGACACATGCGCAACGTTACCCAAACCACTAAGGAATAAATGTCAAAAAACTCAAAATGAGACAAAACAATAGAATCTGAATTGTCCGATTGATTCTCCAATGAATTTGGCGTTGATGGTCAGCGAAGGACGTCGCCCGCAATTGCTGCTGACCGCCTCGTCATTCGACGGGTTGGCGTATTCGCGGCGGGAGAGTCGCCTCATGCGTCAAACAACCCCCTCCCCCCGTAACCGCTCCAACTCCTCCTCCCCAATCCCCACCTCCCCATAAACCTCCGCATTGTGTTCCCCCACACCCGGCCCGGTACGCGGTAACGGCGGCGCATACCCCGAAAAACGCGGCACCACGCATGGCGCCGGCACCGTGCCCAGGTCTGCATCGGGCAGCCGCACGATGGCCTGGCGCGCCACCATCTGCGGGTCTTCGACGATATCGGCGATGCTGAACACCTTGCTGAACGGCACCTGGCATTGTTCCAGCCGTGCCGCTGCGGCGGCGTAGGGTTGCGCGGCGAACCATTCGGCGATACAGCCGTCGAGCGCGTCGATATGGCGGACGCGGCCGGCGTTGGTGGCGTACTCCGGTGCCTGCGCCAGTTGCGGCGCGTCCATGGCCTCGGCCAGCCGGCGGAAGGTGGCGTCGGACGAGGCCACCACGGTGACCCAGATGTCGTCGGCGGTGCGGTACATGTTGGACGGCGCGGCGTAGGTGGTGCGGTTGCCGGCGCGCTGGCGCACGTGGCCGAGTTGTTCGTATTCGATGGCGAGCGGGTCCAGCAGGCGGAACAGTGCCTCGGTGGCGGCCAGGTCGATCTCGCGGCCGGGCTGGCCGGGCCTGGCGCGCTGCTCGGCCACCGCGGTGGCGATGGCAAAGGCGCCGAACAGGCCCGCGATCATGTCCCCCACCGGGTAGTTCATATGCATCGGCCCGCTCTGTGCCGTGCCGGCCAGGTTGGTGAAGCCGCTGCGGGCTTCGAAGATGCGGGCAAAGCCCGGCCTTGCGGCATCCGGCCCGGTCTGGCCGAAGCCGGTCAGGCGCAGCACGATCAGGCTGGGGTTGGCTGCGTGCAGCGTGGCGAGATCCAGCCCCCAGCGCGCCAGCGTGCCGGTGCGGAAATTCTCCACCAGCACGTCGAAGCGCGGCAGCAGGCGCAGGAAGATCTCGCGGCCGCGCGGCGTGCGCACATCCAGCGATATGCCGCGCTTGCCGCGGTTGGTCACTTTCCAGTACAGCGCATGGTCGGCGGTGACCGGCTCCAGACCGCGCAGTGGATCGCTGCCGTCGGGCAGCTCCAGCTTGACCACCTCGGCGCCCATGTCGGCACACAGCGTGGCGGAGAACGGTGCCGCCACCACGGTGGCCATGTCGAGGATGCGCAAGCCGGCGAGCGGGCCGGTGCCGGATGACTGCGGTGATTCGGGCGATACAGGTGGGATGCGGGGGTCTGGCATGCGGGTCTCCGGCGGCAAGTTTGTCCGCTGCAAGGTGGCAGGCGGCGAGCCCGGGCGCAAGTACGGTTTCGCTGTGCGGAACGGTCGTGCTACAACATTGACGCCCCCTTTTCCGGATCCCAGCATGGAACCCAAGCAACCACCGCACAGCATGGACCGCAACCCGGAACTCCAGCCCCTGCCAGGCCTGGCCAGCGAGGACGCCCTTGCCACCGACCGCCAGTTCGCCACCAACCTGGCGCGCGGACTGGAGGTGCTGCGCGCGTTCACGCCGTCCAGCCCGGTGCTGGGCAACCAGGACATCGTGGCGCGCACCGGGCTGCCCAAGGCGACGGTGTCGCGGCTGACCTATACGCTCGGGCTGCTGGGTTTCCTCAGCCGCGTGCCGGGCAACCAGAAGTACCGGCTGGGCGCCGGCGTGCTGGCGCTGGCTTACCCGATGCTGGCCGGGCTGGCGATCCGCCAGGTGGCTCGGCCTTACATGGAGGCGATCGCGCGCGAAACCGGCTGCACCGTGAACCTGGGCATGCGCGAGCGCCTGTCGGTGGTCTATGTGGACAGTTGCCGGCTGGATCCCGGCAACCTCTACCAGCCGGACATCGGCAGCACGCGCCCGCTGCTGGCCAGCGCGATCGGCCGCGCGGTATTGCTGGCCTGCAGCGCGGACGAGCGCACGGCGCTGCTGAACCGGCTGCGGGTGGAAGACCCGCAGCGCTTCAGCCACGAGCGCCAGATGTGGGCGGACGACCAGAAGCATTTCCGCGCGCACGGCTATTGCCTGAGCCGCGGCGAGTGGCGGCCCGAGATCCACGCGATCGCGGCGCCGTTGCGCCAGTCGCTGCACGAGGATCCGTTCGCGCTGAACTGCACCATCGCGGCATCGCGCAATCGCGACAACCTGCTCGAGCGCGACGTGGCGCCCCGGCTGCGCGAAGCGGTGCGGCAGATCGAACTGAGCTGCGCGCGCTGATCCCTGACAGCGTGGCAGCACAGCCTGCCGGCAATGTCGCCGGCAGGGCCATGACCAGCGGCCCGCCAGAGGCCAGCATGAGACCGACCTTGCGCCCGGCAACGTTCCGGCGCAGGCAACCAAGGAGACAAGATGGATGCCTTTTACCCATGGCGCCGGCTCGCTGCCGGCATGCTGGCCTGCGCCGCGCTGACGCCTGCGGCGACGCTGGCCGCCGCCGACGATGCGGCCCGCTTCCCCGATCGCCCGGTGCGGATCATCGTGCCGTTCTCGGCGGGCGGCGTGGTCGATTCGGTTACCCGCATCACTGCCGAGAACATGGCAAAGGTTCTGCAGCAACCGGTGATTGTCGAGAACAAGACCGGCGCCGGCGGCGCCATCGGTGCCGACCTCGTCGCCAAGGCGCCTGCCGACGGCTATACGCTGCTGGCGGTCAGCCCCAGCTTTGTGGTCGGGCCGCTGCTCAATCCGTCGATCCAGGGCAAGGGCGGCAAGGACTTCCGCGCCGTGGCAGGCATCGGCGCGGTACCCAACGTGATCGTGGTGCCGGCGTCGTCGCCGCTGCGCACGCTGCCGCAACTGCTCGATGCCGCGCGCAAGCAGCCCGGCACGCTGACCTACGCCAGCGCAGGCGTCGGCACGTCGAACCATCTGTCGGCGGAATTGCTGGCGCAGATGACGCGCGTGAAGCTGACCCATGTGCCCTACAAGGGTCAGCCCGAGGCCATGAGCGACCTGCTCGGCGCGCGCGTCTCGATGATGGCGCTGACCTCCGCCATTGCGCGCCAGCAGGTGCAAAGCGGCAAGCTGCGCGCGCTAGCGGTGACCTCTGCCAAGCGCACTGCGGTGCTGCCTGACGTGCCGACCGTGGCCGAGGCGGCGCAACTGCCGGGCTATGCAGTGGGCGGCTGGTTCGGGCTGGTGGCGCCGCAGGGCACGCCGGACGCGGTGGTGCGCAAGCTCGCCGACGCCGCCGCGCGCGCCACCGCCGACGCAGCCACCGCGCGCCGCCTGGCGGAACTCGGCATGGACCTGGCGCCGCAACCTCCGGCCGCGTTCGACCGCTTCCTCGAAGCCGAAACCAAGAAATGGACCGGTGTGCTGAAGACCGCCGGCATCACGGCACAGTAGCCGCGCCCCTACCCCCCTCAACTCACCACCGGAACCCCTTCATGATCCGCGACTCCGCCCGCCAGCAAGCGCTGCTTGCCGAACTCCGCCGCTTCGTGCTGGACACCTGCATCCCGCTCGAAGCGCAGATCGACCAGACCGATGTCATCCCCGAGCCCGTGGTCGAGCAGATGCGCCGCCTCGGCCTGTTCGGCCACAGCATCCCGGAGGCCTACGGCGGCGCCGGGCTGACCACCGAAGAGCTGGCGCAGGTGAACATCGAAGTGTCGCAGGCGGCCACGGTGTTCCGCGCCCGCTTCGGCGGCAATACCGGGATCGCCTCGGAGTCGCTGGTGGCCGACGGCACCGAAGCGCAGCGCCAGCGCTACTTGCCGCAACTGGCCTCCGGCAAGGTCACCGGCTGCTTCGCGCTGACCGAACCGGAAGCCGGCTCCGATGCCACGGCGCTGCAGACCACGGCCCGGCAGGACGGCGACCACTACGTGCTGAACGGCACCAAGTGCTTTATCACCAATGCGCCGATCGCCGACCTGTTCACCGTGTTCGCCCGCACCGATCCCGCCACGCCGGGCGCGCACGGCATCAGCGCCTTCCTGGTCGAACGTGGCACGCCGGGCCTGAGCACCAGTGAACCGGAGCGCAAGATGGGCCAGCACGGCTCGCCCGTCGGCGACGTCTACCTGAAGGATTGCCGCGTGCCGGCCAGCGCCATCGTCGGCGGCAAACCCAATGTCGGCTTCAAGACCGCGATGAAGGCCCTGAACAAGCAGCGCATCAACCTGGCCGGCCTGTGCGTGGGTCCGGCGATCCGGCTGGTCGACGAAATGGTCCGCTACGCGGCGCAGCGCCGCCAGTTCGGCAAGCCCATTGCCGACTACCAGCTGGTGCAGCAGATGATTGCCGACAGCAACACGGAACTGCACGCGGCGCGCGCGCTGGTGCTGGAAACGGCGCGCAAGCGCGATGCCGGCGAAGATGTGACCATGGAGGCGTCGATGTGCAAGCTGTTCGCCTCCGAAATGGCCGGCCGCGTGGCGGATCGCGCGGTGCAGGTGTTCGGCGGCAGCGGGTACATGGCGCGCACCGTCGCGGAGCGCTTCTATCGCGATGTGCGGCTGTTCCGGCTGTATGAAGGCACCACGCAGATCCACCAGCTCAATATTGCCCGCCGCACGCTGGAAGCGCGCGGCGCCGCGCTGCAGGGCGCCGGCGCCGGCTGATTGCCGGACCATGCACAACGGCGGGGCGGCATGTACTGCGCCAAGCCGTCGCGCATGCGCTTGCGCGCTGCCAAAGCCGCGCTGCAAGCCAGCTACGACATCCCACACCAGCGCCCCGGGCCATTCCAGCCGCCCGGCTTCGCGCTCAGGCACAAGTGCTTTGTCAAGCATATTTTTGTGCAGAAAATCCCTTCTGAACACTTCTGGCCTTGCGCTGCCGCGTGACCGTTTTGTCCGGCCAACCTAGTCTGCAAGCAGACGTTGGATTGGTGGAAGTCCCGTCACAATCGTTGGCTAAGACTGGCACAGTGGTCGCTACATGAACCGGGCCCCCTTGGCATGCCGGCACCCGGCGCGCCATGGGGAACGTTGCGCGCAGCACCCCCCAC
The sequence above is a segment of the Cupriavidus sp. MP-37 genome. Coding sequences within it:
- a CDS encoding acyl-CoA dehydrogenase family protein codes for the protein MIRDSARQQALLAELRRFVLDTCIPLEAQIDQTDVIPEPVVEQMRRLGLFGHSIPEAYGGAGLTTEELAQVNIEVSQAATVFRARFGGNTGIASESLVADGTEAQRQRYLPQLASGKVTGCFALTEPEAGSDATALQTTARQDGDHYVLNGTKCFITNAPIADLFTVFARTDPATPGAHGISAFLVERGTPGLSTSEPERKMGQHGSPVGDVYLKDCRVPASAIVGGKPNVGFKTAMKALNKQRINLAGLCVGPAIRLVDEMVRYAAQRRQFGKPIADYQLVQQMIADSNTELHAARALVLETARKRDAGEDVTMEASMCKLFASEMAGRVADRAVQVFGGSGYMARTVAERFYRDVRLFRLYEGTTQIHQLNIARRTLEARGAALQGAGAG
- a CDS encoding CaiB/BaiF CoA-transferase family protein, with protein sequence MPDPRIPPVSPESPQSSGTGPLAGLRILDMATVVAAPFSATLCADMGAEVVKLELPDGSDPLRGLEPVTADHALYWKVTNRGKRGISLDVRTPRGREIFLRLLPRFDVLVENFRTGTLARWGLDLATLHAANPSLIVLRLTGFGQTGPDAARPGFARIFEARSGFTNLAGTAQSGPMHMNYPVGDMIAGLFGAFAIATAVAEQRARPGQPGREIDLAATEALFRLLDPLAIEYEQLGHVRQRAGNRTTYAAPSNMYRTADDIWVTVVASSDATFRRLAEAMDAPQLAQAPEYATNAGRVRHIDALDGCIAEWFAAQPYAAAAARLEQCQVPFSKVFSIADIVEDPQMVARQAIVRLPDADLGTVPAPCVVPRFSGYAPPLPRTGPGVGEHNAEVYGEVGIGEEELERLRGEGVV
- a CDS encoding tripartite tricarboxylate transporter substrate binding protein, whose product is MDAFYPWRRLAAGMLACAALTPAATLAAADDAARFPDRPVRIIVPFSAGGVVDSVTRITAENMAKVLQQPVIVENKTGAGGAIGADLVAKAPADGYTLLAVSPSFVVGPLLNPSIQGKGGKDFRAVAGIGAVPNVIVVPASSPLRTLPQLLDAARKQPGTLTYASAGVGTSNHLSAELLAQMTRVKLTHVPYKGQPEAMSDLLGARVSMMALTSAIARQQVQSGKLRALAVTSAKRTAVLPDVPTVAEAAQLPGYAVGGWFGLVAPQGTPDAVVRKLADAAARATADAATARRLAELGMDLAPQPPAAFDRFLEAETKKWTGVLKTAGITAQ
- a CDS encoding IclR family transcriptional regulator → MEPKQPPHSMDRNPELQPLPGLASEDALATDRQFATNLARGLEVLRAFTPSSPVLGNQDIVARTGLPKATVSRLTYTLGLLGFLSRVPGNQKYRLGAGVLALAYPMLAGLAIRQVARPYMEAIARETGCTVNLGMRERLSVVYVDSCRLDPGNLYQPDIGSTRPLLASAIGRAVLLACSADERTALLNRLRVEDPQRFSHERQMWADDQKHFRAHGYCLSRGEWRPEIHAIAAPLRQSLHEDPFALNCTIAASRNRDNLLERDVAPRLREAVRQIELSCAR